One window from the genome of Streptomyces sp. WZ-12 encodes:
- a CDS encoding non-ribosomal peptide synthetase, whose translation MSVTHTPGFAVSPQQRELWSRSPAVGPHRAVQLRVALDGVLDRGRLRAALSAVVRRHESLRTRLVVSEGRAEPSQVIGDSDAIELRTIEVTSGPDATAPPELEERAAVERAAVDPRNGRGFRVLLADIGADRAILLLTAHVLIADRSSLRLVAEELAVAYAGDEVQPPAADLVQYADFATWHNELLTAEEGTAERAAWSHRLAEAQGGAALGNAAPADGHQPDRRTYRPAPAPAAGALDAFAAANGLDAAAVLDAVFQVVVWRVAGERDCLVLLASSGRSHPALDHTVGALERELPLRAAFVAEQEFLSLARDTAERRRDAERRIDHLDPAALAGHRAAGRPALACFAFRVAAAPLLADGVRCTITEERRADTTDVALSCVRTDDTLAVEVRYDSALVDPATARALADGFTATLRAVLGNPAVRIGEIELLFAEERDRVRASGAGPATEVPAAAVHELFAGQAARHPEKTAVVCAGTELSYAELDARANQLARHLIASGVTRGDRVVVSIGRSPELMVALLGVLKAGAAFVPVDIGYPRARMDFVLAHAAPKMLLATGEVLDRLDEPGLPTLAMDGHPAELAARPRTPVDVPVTVADHAYLLYTSGTTGRPNGVVVPHRGLTNYLSWAATAYALHEGSGALVHTSISFDLTLTCLLGPLLAGQRVILLPESAGVTGLVSVLREMRDLSLVKLTPTHLDIVGQLVTPEEITGSVRTVVVGGEALRAEGAALFHAAGATVVNEYGPTETVVGSTAHRLDAGGPWQGAVPIGSPIAHTRAHVMDGRCRLVPDGAVGELCIGGAGVADGYLDEPHLTERRFVPDPFATDGSRLYRTGDLARRRSDGVLEFLGRADEQVKIRGVRVEPAEIESVLRAHPGVEHAVVVARRDEDPGGSSPLAGELRLVAYVVPGKDTDGPAPSPRALAEHCRTRLPELLVPTTVMVLDALPVTANGKLDRAALPVPAAVSRSAAEHAAYVVPRTDTEEILAGAVATVLGVDRVGAADNYFVLGGDSIRSVMVVSRAQSRGLDLTVAELHQNPIIADCAAAVDQRRPEPDAPTTAPFALIDAEDRARLPDEARDAFPLSLLQEGMIFHRDFAAKSAVYHAIASVRLRAPFDLDVLRTVVRQLVERHPMLRTSFDMTTYSRPLQIVHGSFETPLYFEDLRGLSEPAQDDRVSAWIDREKLRGFELHDYPLIRFMVHRRSDAEFQFTYGFHHEIVDGWSEALMITELFSHYFSLMFDEPLSIRSPKTGMSDAVALELEALRRKENYDFWNDYLADATLMRLPRTGAAAGPRADKGAREIVRIVVPVPHELSERLKQVATAHAVPLKSVLLAAHLAVMSTYGGNVDTLTYTVTNGRPEVVDGSTAIGLFVNSLALRAKMAGGSWLELIEATLRSERQSMPYRRLPMAELKRHQGNEPLAETLFFFTNYHVFDVLDRWIEAGVEHVANELYGESTFPFCGIFRLNRTTDRLEVRIEYDSLQFSAEVMESVRDCYVRVLTAIAADPTADYGVVDQLPARDRELLDRFTDGGRTPVPQRCLHALVEERTAATPDRIAVELDGTAVSYRLLNERANRIAHGLRRRGVRREHVVGVLAERSIDQIVLLLGVLKAGAAYLPLDPAQPDERTALLVTDSAARVVLAQEHLAGRVPPAAEPFVVDRGFRAVDREPTHNPDVGTGPADAAYVIYTSGSTGRPKGVVVEHRNAVASVSARYAAYAEPVDRFLLLSSFAFDSSVAGIFWTLSTGGTLVLPGEGTQLDPMSTATAIARRRPTHTLTIPSLLGPLLEQSGPRELESLVRVITAGEAAPSALYEELGAKVPGARLANEYGPTEATVWSTVWTGPGPVVQPQLPIGRPVANTRVRALDQHGRPTPVAVAGELHIGGATVARGYLGQPAATAAVFRPDPRGAVPGARRYATGDLGRFLPTGDLEFLGRNDHQVKIRGFRVEPMEIEAVLDAHPSLQRSIVMARGAESGEQQLVAYVLPEPGERPDRAELQKYVRDRLPRYMVPSTFTVLDAVPLTRTGKVDRTRLPDPDPVAELPYVAPGTETERLLVDIWSTVLKVGRVGVHHHFFDVGGESLRAMQAIAATNKLFRTRLSVRRLFDAPTIAEFATVVDEARASGTGAAPDGGVFAAAPESDQA comes from the coding sequence ATGTCAGTGACGCACACACCAGGGTTTGCGGTTTCCCCGCAGCAGCGCGAACTCTGGTCACGATCGCCCGCCGTCGGCCCGCACCGCGCGGTGCAGCTCCGGGTGGCACTGGACGGCGTGCTGGACCGGGGCAGGCTGCGCGCAGCGCTGTCCGCGGTGGTGCGTCGGCACGAGTCGCTGCGCACGCGTCTCGTCGTCAGCGAGGGCCGGGCGGAGCCCAGTCAGGTCATCGGTGACTCCGACGCCATCGAGTTGCGCACCATCGAGGTGACTTCGGGCCCGGACGCGACGGCTCCCCCGGAACTGGAGGAACGGGCGGCCGTGGAGCGGGCGGCGGTCGACCCCAGGAACGGTCGGGGGTTCCGGGTGCTGCTCGCGGACATCGGAGCCGACCGGGCGATACTCCTGCTCACCGCGCACGTACTCATCGCCGACCGGTCCTCGTTGCGCCTGGTCGCCGAGGAACTGGCCGTCGCGTACGCGGGCGACGAGGTGCAGCCACCCGCAGCCGACCTCGTGCAGTACGCCGACTTCGCGACCTGGCACAACGAACTGCTCACCGCCGAGGAGGGCACCGCCGAGCGCGCCGCCTGGTCCCACCGACTGGCCGAGGCGCAGGGCGGCGCCGCACTGGGCAACGCGGCCCCGGCGGACGGGCACCAGCCCGACCGGCGGACCTACCGCCCGGCGCCGGCCCCCGCCGCCGGCGCGCTCGACGCCTTCGCCGCGGCCAACGGGCTCGATGCCGCCGCCGTGTTGGACGCCGTGTTCCAGGTGGTCGTATGGCGGGTGGCGGGCGAGCGCGACTGCCTGGTCCTGCTGGCCTCGTCCGGCCGCAGCCACCCGGCGCTCGACCACACGGTCGGGGCGTTGGAACGCGAACTGCCGCTGCGCGCCGCCTTCGTGGCCGAGCAGGAATTCCTCTCCCTCGCACGGGATACCGCCGAGAGGCGTCGCGATGCCGAGCGGCGGATCGACCACCTGGACCCGGCCGCGCTGGCCGGCCACCGGGCCGCCGGACGCCCTGCCCTCGCCTGCTTCGCCTTCCGCGTCGCCGCCGCCCCCCTCCTCGCCGACGGCGTCCGCTGCACGATCACCGAGGAGAGGCGGGCGGACACCACCGATGTCGCGCTGAGCTGTGTGCGGACCGACGACACCCTCGCCGTCGAAGTGCGCTACGACAGCGCCCTGGTCGACCCCGCCACCGCCAGGGCCCTCGCCGACGGCTTCACGGCCACGCTGCGCGCGGTGCTCGGGAACCCGGCGGTGCGCATCGGGGAGATCGAACTGCTCTTTGCCGAGGAGCGGGACCGGGTACGCGCCTCCGGCGCCGGGCCGGCCACCGAGGTTCCGGCGGCGGCCGTGCACGAGTTGTTCGCGGGGCAGGCCGCCCGGCACCCGGAGAAGACCGCCGTCGTCTGCGCGGGTACCGAACTCAGCTACGCCGAACTGGACGCACGGGCCAACCAGTTGGCGCGTCACCTGATCGCTTCGGGGGTGACGCGCGGGGACCGGGTGGTGGTGTCCATCGGGCGGTCCCCGGAGCTGATGGTCGCGCTGCTCGGCGTGCTCAAGGCCGGTGCCGCGTTCGTCCCCGTCGACATCGGCTATCCGCGGGCCCGGATGGACTTCGTGCTGGCGCACGCGGCCCCGAAGATGCTGCTGGCCACCGGGGAGGTGCTGGACCGGCTCGACGAACCCGGGCTGCCGACGCTGGCGATGGACGGACACCCCGCCGAGCTGGCCGCCCGGCCGCGGACCCCGGTCGACGTGCCGGTGACCGTGGCCGACCACGCCTACCTGCTCTACACCTCCGGCACCACCGGACGACCCAACGGCGTCGTCGTCCCGCACCGGGGCCTGACCAACTACCTCTCCTGGGCGGCCACCGCCTATGCCCTGCACGAGGGCAGCGGCGCGCTGGTGCACACCTCGATCAGTTTCGATCTGACGCTCACCTGCCTGCTCGGCCCGCTGCTGGCCGGCCAGCGGGTCATCCTGCTGCCCGAATCGGCCGGGGTGACCGGGCTGGTGTCGGTACTGCGCGAGATGCGGGACCTCAGCCTGGTCAAGCTGACCCCGACGCATCTGGACATCGTCGGCCAACTGGTCACTCCCGAGGAGATCACCGGCAGCGTGCGCACGGTGGTGGTGGGCGGTGAGGCGCTGCGCGCCGAGGGCGCCGCGCTGTTCCACGCCGCCGGTGCCACGGTCGTCAACGAATACGGCCCGACCGAAACCGTGGTCGGCAGCACCGCCCATCGGCTCGATGCCGGCGGGCCGTGGCAGGGCGCGGTGCCGATCGGTTCGCCGATCGCCCATACCCGGGCCCACGTGATGGACGGGCGATGTCGCCTGGTTCCCGACGGCGCGGTCGGCGAGCTCTGCATCGGCGGCGCGGGCGTCGCCGACGGCTACCTCGACGAGCCGCACCTCACCGAACGGCGCTTCGTCCCCGACCCGTTCGCGACCGACGGTTCCCGGTTGTACCGGACCGGCGATCTGGCCCGCCGCCGCAGCGACGGCGTCCTCGAATTCCTCGGCCGCGCCGACGAACAGGTCAAGATCCGCGGCGTCCGGGTGGAGCCCGCCGAGATCGAGAGCGTGCTGCGCGCCCACCCCGGGGTCGAGCACGCGGTGGTCGTCGCGCGACGGGACGAGGACCCGGGCGGCTCCTCACCGCTGGCGGGGGAACTGCGGCTGGTGGCCTACGTGGTACCCGGCAAGGACACCGACGGCCCGGCCCCGAGCCCCCGCGCGCTGGCCGAACACTGCCGCACCCGGCTGCCGGAACTGCTGGTTCCCACCACCGTCATGGTGCTCGACGCGCTGCCCGTGACGGCCAACGGAAAGCTCGACCGGGCCGCGCTACCGGTACCCGCGGCCGTGAGCCGGTCGGCGGCGGAACACGCCGCCTACGTCGTCCCGCGCACCGATACCGAGGAGATCCTGGCCGGCGCGGTCGCCACGGTCCTCGGGGTGGACCGGGTCGGGGCGGCCGACAACTACTTCGTGCTGGGCGGCGATTCGATCCGCAGCGTGATGGTCGTGAGCCGGGCGCAGTCCCGGGGTCTGGACCTCACGGTCGCCGAGCTGCACCAGAACCCGATCATCGCGGACTGCGCGGCCGCCGTGGACCAACGGCGCCCGGAACCGGACGCGCCCACCACCGCCCCGTTCGCCCTGATCGACGCCGAGGACCGCGCGCGGCTCCCCGACGAAGCGCGGGACGCCTTCCCGCTGAGCCTGCTCCAGGAAGGGATGATCTTCCACCGCGACTTCGCCGCGAAGTCGGCCGTCTACCACGCGATCGCCTCCGTGCGACTGCGCGCACCGTTCGATCTCGATGTGCTGCGCACCGTCGTCCGGCAACTCGTCGAACGCCACCCGATGTTGCGGACGTCGTTCGACATGACGACCTACAGCCGGCCGTTGCAGATCGTGCACGGCAGCTTCGAGACGCCCCTGTACTTCGAGGATCTGCGCGGGCTGTCCGAGCCGGCACAGGACGACAGGGTCAGTGCGTGGATCGACCGGGAGAAGCTGCGCGGCTTCGAGCTCCACGACTACCCGCTGATCCGCTTCATGGTGCACCGCCGCAGCGACGCGGAGTTCCAGTTCACCTACGGCTTCCACCACGAGATCGTCGACGGCTGGAGCGAGGCCCTGATGATCACCGAGCTGTTCAGCCACTACTTCTCGCTCATGTTCGACGAGCCGCTCTCCATCCGCTCGCCCAAGACGGGCATGAGCGACGCCGTCGCCCTCGAACTGGAGGCGCTCAGGCGCAAGGAGAACTACGACTTCTGGAACGACTACCTCGCCGATGCGACGCTGATGCGGTTGCCGAGGACCGGGGCCGCCGCCGGCCCGCGGGCCGACAAGGGCGCCCGGGAGATCGTCCGGATCGTCGTCCCGGTGCCCCACGAACTGTCCGAGCGGCTCAAGCAGGTGGCCACCGCGCACGCGGTGCCGCTCAAGAGCGTGCTGCTCGCCGCGCATCTCGCCGTGATGTCGACCTACGGCGGCAACGTCGACACGCTGACCTACACCGTGACCAACGGCCGCCCCGAAGTCGTCGACGGCAGCACCGCCATCGGGCTGTTCGTCAACAGCCTGGCGCTGCGGGCCAAGATGGCCGGCGGTAGCTGGCTGGAGCTGATCGAGGCCACCCTGCGGTCCGAGCGGCAGTCGATGCCCTACCGACGGCTGCCGATGGCCGAACTCAAGCGGCACCAGGGCAACGAGCCGCTGGCCGAGACGCTGTTCTTCTTCACCAACTACCACGTGTTCGACGTGCTGGACCGGTGGATCGAGGCCGGCGTCGAGCACGTGGCCAACGAGCTCTACGGCGAGTCGACCTTCCCGTTCTGCGGCATCTTCCGGCTCAACCGGACCACCGACCGGCTGGAGGTGCGGATCGAGTACGACAGCCTGCAGTTCTCCGCCGAGGTCATGGAAAGCGTCCGGGACTGCTATGTGCGGGTGCTGACGGCGATCGCGGCCGACCCGACCGCGGACTACGGGGTGGTCGACCAACTCCCGGCCCGGGACCGCGAACTGCTCGACCGGTTCACCGACGGCGGCCGCACCCCCGTGCCGCAGCGCTGTCTGCACGCGCTGGTGGAGGAACGCACGGCCGCGACCCCGGACCGGATCGCGGTGGAGCTCGACGGGACGGCCGTCAGCTACCGGCTCCTCAACGAGCGCGCCAACCGGATCGCACACGGACTGCGCCGCAGGGGAGTCCGGCGCGAACACGTCGTCGGCGTGCTCGCCGAGCGCTCCATCGACCAGATCGTCCTCCTGCTCGGCGTGCTCAAGGCGGGGGCCGCCTACCTCCCGCTGGACCCGGCACAACCCGACGAGCGCACCGCGCTCCTCGTGACGGACAGCGCGGCGCGCGTCGTGCTCGCCCAGGAGCACCTGGCCGGCCGGGTTCCGCCGGCGGCCGAGCCGTTCGTGGTGGACCGCGGATTCCGGGCGGTCGACCGGGAACCCACGCACAACCCGGACGTCGGCACCGGCCCGGCCGACGCCGCGTACGTCATCTACACCTCGGGCTCGACCGGCCGGCCCAAGGGGGTCGTCGTCGAGCACCGCAACGCGGTGGCCTCGGTCAGCGCAAGGTACGCCGCGTACGCGGAGCCGGTCGACCGGTTCCTGCTGCTGTCCTCCTTCGCGTTCGACAGCTCGGTGGCAGGCATCTTCTGGACGCTGTCGACCGGCGGCACCCTGGTGCTGCCGGGGGAGGGCACCCAGCTCGACCCGATGAGCACGGCCACCGCGATCGCCCGACGGCGTCCGACCCACACCCTGACCATTCCGTCCCTGCTGGGCCCGCTGTTGGAACAGTCCGGCCCGCGCGAACTGGAATCCCTGGTCCGGGTGATCACGGCGGGGGAGGCCGCCCCGTCGGCGCTGTACGAGGAGCTCGGTGCGAAGGTTCCCGGCGCCCGGCTCGCCAACGAGTACGGCCCCACCGAGGCGACGGTGTGGAGCACCGTGTGGACGGGGCCGGGGCCGGTGGTCCAGCCCCAACTGCCGATCGGCCGCCCGGTGGCCAACACCCGGGTACGGGCGTTGGACCAGCACGGCCGGCCGACGCCGGTCGCGGTGGCCGGGGAACTGCACATCGGCGGGGCCACCGTGGCCCGCGGGTATCTGGGGCAACCGGCCGCCACCGCAGCGGTGTTCCGGCCCGACCCCCGCGGCGCGGTCCCCGGCGCCCGCCGCTATGCCACCGGCGATCTCGGCCGGTTCCTGCCCACCGGCGACCTGGAGTTCCTCGGCCGCAACGACCACCAGGTCAAGATCCGTGGCTTCAGGGTGGAGCCGATGGAGATCGAGGCCGTGCTGGACGCCCACCCCTCGCTCCAGCGGTCGATCGTGATGGCCCGCGGGGCGGAGAGCGGCGAGCAGCAACTCGTCGCCTATGTACTGCCGGAACCGGGCGAGCGGCCGGACCGGGCGGAACTGCAGAAGTACGTCCGGGACCGGCTGCCGAGGTACATGGTGCCCAGCACCTTCACCGTGCTGGACGCGGTGCCGCTGACCCGCACCGGCAAGGTCGACCGGACACGGCTCCCCGATCCGGATCCGGTGGCCGAACTGCCGTATGTGGCACCGGGTACCGAGACCGAGCGCCTGCTCGTCGACATCTGGTCCACGGTGCTCAAGGTCGGCCGGGTCGGAGTGCACCACCACTTCTTCGACGTCGGTGGCGAGTCGTTGCGCGCGATGCAGGCGATCGCGGCGACGAACAAGCTGTTCCGGACCCGACTGTCGGTGCGCAGGCTGTTCGACGCGCCCACCATCGCCGAGTTCGCGACCGTGGTGGACGAAGCCAGGGCATCGGGGACGGGAGCGGCCCCCGACGGCGGGGTGTTCGCCGCGGCTCCCGAAAGTGACCAGGCATGA